From Streptomyces sp. NBC_00370, a single genomic window includes:
- the aroA gene encoding 3-phosphoshikimate 1-carboxyvinyltransferase, with protein sequence MHLLVKGIQHQLTGEVLVPNSKYHAHRALILASLADGVSRVHGLSDARHVQYTVGLLRGLGVKITTDGDTFVVHGLGGRYRPRRAAVSAGSSGTTLYFMIGLAALSDRPVTVTGQKYFRRRPVGPLLTALRQLGVELESADDCPPVHVRGGRPAGGHVRIAGTLSQWISGLILLAPFATGPTTIEVEGELNERSYLELTVAMMRQFGLEVSVSADWRRFDIAPGQEATPTELTLPPDIGSAAFGIAAAALHPSDVLLRGMDRLEGGPADHPEFHFLDIARAMGVPMELDEAAGGVRIRQRAPELKAVTVDCRDVPDMLPVLATLSTFAYGESVFENIAHTRLKESDRAAAMLQLNAMGGDLELSGDALRVRGVGALVGAKLSSFNDHRVLMSLAVASSRARGHSTLTYPNAYRISYPTFLDAMNTLGVPMSVEDGGTRPGRAAVRRLEKEVGKPELAARITLPEWLARRAAARPEDTAVVDVRPDGDETVSWRELAERVERTAATLLRFGVRPGEHVAYQLPNRAEFVVLSLACLRIGAVCCPIIPFFREREVGHVLRRSRARVLVVADSYRSRRPADELVGLPAEDSSALEHVVVLPSAKGPARLPDFPAGGPAVHDWEQALADTTIDRAALDAVEPTPAMTAQLLFTSGTTGEPKGVTQPSANLVRAASMEIRHLGLGAYDAIWVPSPLAHQTGFLYGMVLATVLGVPQILQSEWDPERAVRSLNEHGATFVQAATPFLSDLVRTVEESGDTPRSLRIFVATGATVPRGLAERAGRVLGADVCGAFGTTETCLGALSAPSDEPGQRWGSDGRALDGIELRVTDEVGRVLPAGEEGNFELRSPTVFDGYLGRPDLTAEVFTEDGWYRTGDLATIDGSGFLRITGRVKDVINRGGEKIPVAEIEQLLFAHPAVDDVAVVAMPDERLGERACAFVVVKNGAELGFDAMCRYLDEHQVAKQYWPERLEPIATLPRNPIGKVQKFELRERARGLRPHTEENH encoded by the coding sequence ATGCATCTTCTCGTCAAGGGGATCCAGCACCAGCTGACCGGTGAAGTCCTCGTCCCCAATTCCAAGTACCACGCGCACCGCGCGCTGATCCTCGCCTCGCTCGCCGACGGGGTCAGCCGGGTGCACGGGCTCTCCGACGCCCGGCATGTCCAGTACACCGTGGGGCTGTTGCGCGGCCTCGGTGTCAAGATCACGACGGACGGTGACACGTTCGTGGTGCACGGGCTCGGCGGCCGCTACCGGCCCCGCCGCGCCGCCGTGTCGGCGGGCAGCTCCGGCACCACCCTCTATTTCATGATCGGCCTCGCCGCGCTCTCCGACCGGCCGGTCACCGTGACCGGCCAGAAGTACTTCAGGCGCCGGCCCGTCGGTCCGCTGCTGACGGCGCTGCGGCAGCTCGGGGTCGAGCTGGAGTCGGCCGACGACTGCCCGCCGGTGCATGTCCGGGGCGGCCGGCCGGCCGGCGGCCATGTCCGGATCGCCGGGACGCTCTCGCAGTGGATCTCGGGGCTCATCCTGCTCGCGCCGTTCGCGACGGGGCCCACCACCATCGAGGTCGAGGGCGAGCTGAACGAGCGCTCCTACCTGGAACTGACCGTCGCGATGATGCGGCAGTTCGGCCTTGAGGTGAGCGTCTCCGCCGACTGGCGGCGCTTCGACATCGCCCCAGGGCAGGAGGCCACGCCCACCGAGCTGACGCTGCCGCCCGACATCGGCTCGGCCGCCTTCGGTATCGCCGCCGCCGCCCTGCACCCGTCCGACGTGCTGCTGCGCGGCATGGACCGGCTCGAAGGCGGCCCCGCCGACCACCCCGAGTTCCACTTCCTCGACATCGCCCGGGCCATGGGCGTGCCCATGGAGCTGGACGAGGCGGCGGGCGGGGTACGGATCAGGCAGCGGGCGCCCGAGCTGAAGGCCGTCACCGTCGACTGCCGTGACGTGCCCGACATGCTGCCGGTCCTGGCCACGCTCAGCACCTTCGCCTACGGCGAGTCGGTGTTCGAGAACATCGCGCACACCCGGCTCAAGGAGTCCGACAGGGCGGCGGCGATGCTCCAGCTCAACGCCATGGGCGGCGACCTGGAGCTGTCCGGCGACGCGCTGCGGGTGCGCGGGGTGGGCGCTCTGGTCGGCGCGAAGCTGTCGTCGTTCAACGACCACCGGGTGCTGATGTCGCTGGCCGTGGCGTCCTCCCGGGCCCGCGGCCACTCGACCCTCACCTACCCGAACGCGTACCGGATCTCGTATCCGACGTTCCTCGACGCGATGAACACCCTGGGAGTGCCCATGTCCGTCGAGGACGGCGGGACCCGGCCCGGCAGGGCCGCGGTCCGGCGGCTGGAGAAGGAAGTCGGCAAGCCGGAGCTGGCGGCGCGGATCACGCTGCCCGAGTGGCTGGCGCGGCGGGCCGCCGCCCGCCCCGAGGACACCGCCGTGGTGGACGTACGGCCCGACGGCGACGAGACCGTCAGCTGGCGGGAGCTGGCCGAGCGGGTCGAGCGGACGGCGGCGACACTGCTGAGGTTCGGGGTGCGGCCGGGTGAGCACGTCGCCTACCAGCTCCCCAACCGGGCCGAGTTCGTGGTGCTGTCCCTGGCGTGTCTGCGGATCGGCGCGGTGTGCTGCCCGATCATCCCGTTCTTCCGGGAGCGCGAGGTCGGACACGTACTGCGCCGCTCGCGGGCCAGGGTCCTGGTGGTGGCCGACAGCTACCGCTCGCGCCGCCCGGCCGACGAGCTGGTGGGCCTGCCGGCCGAGGACAGCTCCGCGCTCGAACATGTCGTCGTACTCCCCTCGGCCAAGGGCCCCGCGCGGCTGCCGGACTTCCCGGCCGGCGGCCCCGCCGTACACGACTGGGAGCAGGCGCTCGCGGACACGACGATCGACAGGGCGGCTCTCGACGCGGTCGAACCCACCCCCGCGATGACGGCGCAGCTGCTGTTCACCTCGGGCACCACCGGCGAGCCCAAGGGCGTGACCCAGCCGTCGGCGAACCTGGTCAGAGCCGCGTCCATGGAGATCAGACACCTCGGGCTCGGCGCGTACGACGCGATCTGGGTGCCGTCGCCGCTCGCCCACCAGACCGGGTTCCTGTACGGGATGGTGCTGGCGACCGTCCTCGGCGTACCGCAGATCCTGCAGTCCGAGTGGGACCCGGAGCGGGCCGTGCGGTCGCTGAACGAGCACGGCGCGACCTTCGTACAGGCGGCGACGCCGTTCCTCTCCGACCTGGTCAGGACGGTGGAGGAGAGCGGCGACACACCCCGCTCCCTGCGGATCTTCGTGGCCACCGGCGCGACCGTGCCGCGCGGTCTGGCCGAGCGGGCGGGGCGGGTGCTCGGCGCCGACGTGTGCGGGGCCTTCGGTACGACGGAGACGTGTCTCGGCGCGCTGTCGGCGCCGTCCGACGAGCCGGGACAGCGCTGGGGCTCCGACGGCCGCGCGCTGGACGGCATCGAGCTGCGCGTCACCGACGAAGTGGGCCGGGTGCTGCCGGCGGGCGAGGAGGGCAACTTCGAACTGCGCTCCCCCACCGTGTTCGACGGCTATCTGGGCAGGCCCGATCTGACGGCCGAGGTCTTCACCGAGGACGGCTGGTACCGCACGGGCGACCTGGCGACCATCGACGGCTCCGGTTTCCTGCGGATCACCGGACGCGTCAAGGACGTGATCAACCGGGGCGGCGAGAAGATCCCCGTCGCCGAGATCGAGCAACTGCTGTTCGCGCACCCGGCGGTCGACGACGTCGCCGTGGTGGCGATGCCCGACGAACGGCTGGGCGAGCGGGCCTGCGCGTTCGTGGTCGTCAAAAACGGCGCCGAGCTGGGATTCGATGCGATGTGCCGCTATCTCGACGAACACCAGGTCGCCAAGCAGTACTGGCCCGAGCGGCTGGAGCCGATCGCGACGCTCCCCCGCAACCCCATCGGCAAGGTCCAGAAGTTCGAACTGCGCGAGCGGGCCCGCGGGCTGCGGCCGCACACCGAAGAGAACCACTGA
- a CDS encoding SDR family oxidoreductase, which yields MSRQQGGNGGGEQVSLITGASRGIGRALALTLARQGGTVVVNYKKNADLAEKTVADVEEAGGSGFAVQADVETTEGVKALFDEVARRCGRLDHFVSNAAASAFKNIVDVGPHHLDRSYAMNLRPFVLGAQEAVKLMDNGGRIVALSSYGSVRAYPTYAMLGGMKAAIESWVRYMAVEFAPYGINVNGVNGGLIDSDSLDYFYNKVEGMAPMDSVLDRIPANRPGTVQEMADTVLFLLGAGSGYITGQTLVVDGGLSIVAPPFHSETGGPLSLPPRPTRDA from the coding sequence ATGAGCAGGCAGCAGGGCGGCAACGGCGGCGGCGAGCAGGTCTCGCTGATCACGGGGGCCTCGCGCGGTATCGGCCGCGCCCTGGCCCTCACCCTCGCCCGGCAGGGCGGCACGGTCGTCGTCAACTACAAGAAGAACGCCGATCTGGCGGAGAAGACCGTCGCCGACGTCGAGGAGGCGGGCGGCAGCGGCTTCGCCGTCCAGGCGGACGTCGAGACGACCGAGGGCGTCAAGGCGCTGTTCGACGAGGTGGCGCGGCGCTGCGGGCGGCTCGACCACTTCGTGTCGAACGCGGCGGCGAGCGCGTTCAAGAACATCGTCGACGTCGGTCCGCACCACCTCGACCGGTCGTACGCGATGAATCTGCGGCCCTTCGTGCTGGGCGCGCAGGAGGCGGTGAAGCTGATGGACAACGGCGGCCGGATCGTCGCGCTGTCGTCGTACGGCTCGGTCCGCGCCTATCCGACGTACGCGATGCTCGGCGGGATGAAGGCCGCCATCGAGTCGTGGGTGCGGTACATGGCGGTGGAGTTCGCGCCGTACGGCATCAACGTCAACGGGGTCAACGGCGGGCTCATCGACTCCGACTCGCTGGACTACTTCTACAACAAGGTCGAGGGGATGGCGCCGATGGACAGCGTCCTCGACCGGATCCCGGCGAACCGGCCGGGCACGGTGCAGGAGATGGCGGACACCGTGCTGTTCCTGCTCGGCGCCGGGTCCGGCTACATCACGGGACAGACGCTGGTGGTCGACGGCGGGCTGAGCATCGTCGCGCCGCCGTTCCACTCCGAGACCGGTGGCCCGCTGTCGCTGCCGCCGCGCCCGACGCGCGACGCCTGA
- a CDS encoding acyl-CoA dehydrogenase family protein — translation MTREERFPQLREQVERWVEGPGERWAERIEETGEVPEELWAELNSLGFLRIAAPREYGGAGLGFARWMELMEVFSRSHGSVRMIVHVVNGIWRSMDGHASDEQRKRFVIPSVTGEIKIAFTLTEPGNGTGADITTSVVREGDTYYLSGRKHLITFGMRCDYYLLAARVEGSSGHEGTVALLVPRDAAGLTAEDTSNTMGVTGTDHASLTFDRTPVPVDHRLGAEGQGLEVFLGGFLTPSRISVAMSCVGLAQRAQSLAIDYARSRVTFGKSLTQRQAIQFMLAENAADIEAARQLVLHAARRFEEGADDASMQSSMAKMHAVTMLTNVTDKALQIHGGLGYWKSQKIERVYRDARAQRFEEGTNEVQKAVVFRELLQRAAADDTEGTAR, via the coding sequence ATGACGCGAGAAGAGCGGTTCCCCCAGCTCCGCGAGCAGGTCGAGCGGTGGGTGGAGGGGCCCGGCGAACGCTGGGCCGAGCGGATCGAGGAGACCGGGGAGGTACCGGAGGAGCTGTGGGCCGAGCTGAACAGCCTGGGGTTCCTGCGGATCGCGGCGCCCCGCGAGTACGGCGGTGCGGGGCTGGGCTTCGCGCGGTGGATGGAGCTGATGGAGGTCTTCTCCCGCTCCCACGGCTCGGTCCGGATGATCGTGCACGTCGTCAACGGCATCTGGCGGTCCATGGACGGCCACGCCTCCGACGAGCAGCGCAAGCGCTTCGTCATCCCCTCGGTCACCGGCGAGATCAAGATCGCCTTCACGCTGACCGAGCCGGGCAACGGCACCGGCGCCGACATCACCACGTCGGTGGTGCGGGAGGGCGACACGTACTACCTGTCGGGCCGCAAGCACCTGATCACCTTCGGGATGCGCTGCGACTACTACCTGCTGGCTGCCCGGGTCGAGGGCAGCTCCGGTCACGAAGGCACCGTCGCGCTGCTGGTGCCGCGCGACGCGGCGGGGCTCACCGCCGAGGACACCTCGAACACCATGGGCGTCACCGGCACGGACCACGCTTCGCTGACCTTCGACCGTACGCCGGTCCCGGTCGACCACCGGCTCGGCGCCGAGGGGCAGGGACTTGAGGTCTTCCTCGGCGGCTTCCTCACCCCCTCGCGGATCTCCGTCGCGATGAGCTGTGTGGGGCTCGCGCAGCGGGCGCAGTCGCTCGCGATCGACTACGCGCGCAGCCGGGTGACCTTCGGCAAGTCCCTCACCCAGCGCCAGGCCATCCAGTTCATGCTCGCCGAGAACGCCGCCGACATCGAGGCGGCGCGGCAGCTCGTCCTGCACGCGGCGCGCCGCTTCGAGGAGGGCGCCGACGACGCGTCGATGCAATCGTCCATGGCCAAGATGCACGCCGTGACGATGCTGACGAACGTCACCGACAAGGCGCTGCAGATCCACGGCGGGCTCGGCTACTGGAAGTCCCAGAAGATCGAACGCGTTTACCGGGACGCCCGCGCGCAGCGCTTCGAGGAAGGCACCAACGAGGTGCAGAAGGCAGTGGTCTTCCGTGAGCTGCTCCAGCGCGCGGCGGCCGACGACACGGAAGGAACGGCCCGATGA
- the fabF gene encoding beta-ketoacyl-ACP synthase II, with protein sequence MVTGFGALTPVGNDRESTWQALLAGTSGIAPITRFDASGMATGIAGEVKGFDPADLFDRKRQRRSARFSQLAVAAAREAVADAGLTVGAADGGIDAERVGIVLNNAVAGMDGVEAAVDLMHADPRGVSPYFVSSVIPNMPACEVAIDLGVRGPVTASALACASGIYALLEARRLILSGEADVVIAGGTDSAITPVMFTGLSNMGALSRRNDDPARASRPFDADRDGFVFGEGAVVCVLESAEHARARGVRAYAEIAGGALTSDAFHVSAPDPSGAGAVAAMRGALRSSGTEAADVDYICAHGTSTRINDLAETRAIKEVYRTHAYDTAISSPKSMVGHLIGAAGALSAMVCALAIRDGVVPPTINLETPGEECDLDYVPGTARKTGVRAAAVNAFGFGGQNCVAVLKAV encoded by the coding sequence GTGGTGACGGGCTTCGGCGCCCTCACCCCCGTCGGCAACGACCGGGAAAGCACCTGGCAGGCGCTCCTCGCGGGCACGTCGGGGATCGCCCCGATCACGCGCTTCGACGCGTCGGGGATGGCGACCGGGATCGCCGGCGAGGTCAAGGGCTTCGACCCGGCCGACCTCTTCGACCGCAAGCGGCAGCGCCGCTCGGCCCGCTTCTCACAGCTGGCCGTGGCGGCGGCGCGGGAGGCTGTGGCCGACGCCGGCCTCACGGTCGGCGCGGCGGACGGCGGCATCGACGCCGAGCGCGTCGGGATCGTCCTGAACAACGCGGTCGCCGGGATGGACGGCGTCGAGGCGGCCGTCGACCTGATGCACGCCGATCCGCGCGGCGTCTCCCCGTACTTCGTGTCGTCCGTCATCCCGAACATGCCGGCCTGCGAGGTCGCCATCGACCTCGGTGTGCGCGGCCCGGTCACGGCGAGCGCGCTGGCCTGCGCCAGCGGGATCTACGCCCTGCTGGAGGCGCGCAGGCTGATCCTGTCGGGCGAGGCCGACGTGGTGATCGCGGGCGGCACCGACTCGGCGATCACGCCGGTGATGTTCACCGGCCTGTCCAACATGGGCGCGCTGTCCCGCCGTAACGACGACCCGGCCCGTGCCAGCCGGCCGTTCGACGCCGACCGGGACGGCTTCGTCTTCGGCGAGGGCGCCGTCGTCTGTGTCCTGGAATCGGCCGAGCACGCACGCGCGCGTGGCGTCCGGGCGTACGCGGAGATCGCGGGCGGCGCGCTGACCTCGGACGCGTTCCATGTCAGCGCGCCCGACCCGAGCGGCGCGGGCGCGGTGGCGGCGATGCGCGGGGCGCTGCGCTCGTCGGGCACCGAGGCGGCCGACGTGGACTACATCTGCGCCCATGGCACCAGCACCCGGATCAACGACCTCGCCGAGACCCGGGCGATCAAGGAGGTCTACCGGACGCACGCCTACGACACGGCGATCAGCTCGCCGAAGTCGATGGTCGGCCATCTCATCGGCGCCGCCGGCGCGCTGTCGGCGATGGTGTGCGCGCTGGCCATCAGGGACGGGGTCGTACCGCCGACGATCAATCTCGAAACGCCGGGCGAGGAGTGCGATCTCGACTACGTGCCCGGCACGGCGCGCAAGACCGGGGTACGGGCGGCCGCGGTCAACGCCTTCGGCTTCGGCGGCCAGAACTGCGTGGCCGTGCTGAAAGCCGTCTGA
- a CDS encoding oxidoreductase — MFDHVFRPGAIGGLTLPHRVVMGAMHLNLETLDDDGAALAAFYQERARGGAALIVTGGTAVSPAGAGGPGYGMADDPGHRAALRRAADAVHEAGGLIALQLFHAGRYALPGAPGTDGGPPVAPSAVFSRFARVTPRELTHEEILATVADFARGAGVARELGFDAVEVMGSEGYLINQFTAPLTNRRGDAWGGDAERRRSFPVAVLSAVRAEVGPDFPVLFRMSGADLVPDGTPREETAALAVALAGAGADALAVGVGWHESQVPTVQAQVPAGTWAVHAKEIKRALRAAGHGAVPVIASNRFNRLAQADEVLAGGEVDFVALARPFLADAEIVTKSAAGRGDSVDICIACNEACIDRSFGTERVSCLVNPRAGYEREFPARARPAPGRAGRYAVIGAGPAGLEAARTLARLGHQVEVFEAAAEPGGQFRLAARVPGKAEFGETVRHRVRELAELDVPLRLGHRIGHGDLAALRELDGVVLATGVVPCLPTLPGLALPHVVDYPKAFADPHTLGPRVAIVGGGGIAVDLAHLLTGDPYAKVTPEEFLAAHDLTAPRITAAATRAEHRPGRGPREVTLMRRTGRIGAGIGPSTRWVVMAELRSAGVRTLTGVRYEEITRDGVRIVDAEGQPQLVAADHVVLAAGQEPERDAAALLSAAGIPFETAGGAAGTEGLNAVRATAEGLRAAHRIARNRSPRQQNRNGRDGRNGIARNASAQNRIAQNR, encoded by the coding sequence GTGTTCGACCACGTCTTCCGGCCCGGCGCCATCGGAGGCCTGACCCTGCCGCACCGCGTCGTCATGGGGGCCATGCACCTCAACCTGGAGACCCTGGACGACGACGGCGCCGCGCTCGCCGCCTTCTACCAGGAGCGCGCCAGGGGCGGGGCCGCGCTGATCGTCACCGGCGGTACGGCGGTGAGTCCGGCCGGCGCGGGCGGGCCCGGGTACGGCATGGCCGACGACCCGGGCCACCGGGCGGCGCTGCGCCGGGCGGCGGACGCGGTGCACGAGGCGGGCGGTCTGATCGCCCTCCAGCTCTTCCACGCCGGGCGGTACGCGCTGCCCGGCGCGCCCGGCACCGACGGCGGCCCACCGGTCGCGCCGTCGGCCGTCTTCAGCCGCTTCGCCCGCGTCACTCCGCGGGAGCTGACGCACGAGGAGATCCTGGCGACGGTCGCCGACTTCGCCAGGGGCGCGGGGGTGGCGCGTGAGCTGGGCTTCGACGCCGTCGAGGTGATGGGCTCCGAGGGCTATCTGATCAACCAGTTCACCGCGCCGCTCACCAACCGGCGCGGTGACGCGTGGGGCGGCGACGCGGAGCGGCGCAGGAGCTTCCCGGTCGCGGTGCTGAGCGCCGTACGGGCCGAGGTCGGACCGGACTTCCCCGTGCTGTTCCGGATGTCCGGCGCCGATCTGGTGCCGGACGGCACACCGCGCGAGGAGACGGCCGCGCTGGCCGTGGCCCTCGCCGGGGCGGGCGCCGACGCGCTGGCCGTGGGGGTCGGCTGGCACGAGTCGCAGGTGCCCACGGTGCAGGCGCAGGTGCCGGCCGGTACCTGGGCGGTGCACGCCAAGGAGATCAAGCGGGCGCTGCGGGCGGCCGGCCACGGCGCGGTGCCCGTCATCGCGTCCAACCGCTTCAACCGGCTCGCCCAGGCCGACGAGGTGCTGGCGGGCGGCGAGGTCGACTTCGTCGCCCTGGCCAGGCCGTTCCTCGCCGACGCCGAGATCGTCACCAAGTCCGCTGCGGGGCGGGGCGATTCGGTGGACATCTGTATCGCCTGCAACGAGGCGTGCATCGACCGCTCCTTCGGTACGGAACGGGTGTCCTGCCTGGTCAACCCGCGTGCGGGGTACGAGCGGGAGTTCCCGGCGCGGGCGCGGCCCGCGCCCGGCCGCGCCGGCCGGTACGCCGTGATCGGGGCCGGGCCCGCAGGACTTGAGGCGGCCAGGACGCTGGCCAGGCTCGGCCATCAGGTCGAGGTCTTCGAGGCGGCGGCCGAGCCCGGCGGCCAGTTCCGGCTGGCCGCCCGGGTGCCGGGGAAGGCCGAGTTCGGCGAGACCGTGCGCCACCGGGTCAGGGAACTGGCCGAGTTGGACGTACCGCTGCGGCTCGGCCACCGGATCGGGCACGGCGACCTCGCGGCGCTGCGGGAGCTGGACGGTGTGGTGCTGGCGACCGGTGTCGTGCCGTGCCTGCCGACGCTGCCCGGCCTGGCGCTCCCCCATGTCGTCGACTACCCGAAGGCGTTCGCCGACCCCCACACGCTCGGCCCCCGGGTCGCGATCGTCGGTGGCGGCGGGATCGCGGTGGACCTGGCGCATCTGCTGACCGGCGATCCGTACGCGAAGGTGACACCGGAGGAGTTCCTGGCGGCGCACGACCTGACAGCGCCGCGGATTACCGCTGCGGCGACGCGGGCCGAGCACCGCCCGGGGCGCGGCCCGCGCGAGGTGACCCTGATGCGGCGGACCGGCCGGATCGGCGCGGGCATCGGTCCGAGCACCCGCTGGGTGGTCATGGCTGAGCTGCGCTCGGCCGGGGTCCGCACCCTCACCGGGGTGCGGTACGAGGAGATCACCCGCGACGGCGTACGGATCGTGGACGCCGAGGGGCAGCCGCAGCTCGTCGCGGCCGACCACGTGGTGCTCGCGGCGGGACAAGAACCGGAACGTGACGCGGCGGCCCTGCTGAGCGCGGCCGGCATCCCGTTCGAGACGGCGGGCGGCGCCGCGGGCACCGAAGGACTCAACGCCGTGCGCGCCACGGCGGAAGGGCTGCGGGCCGCGCATCGCATCGCGCGGAACCGGAGCCCACGACAGCAGAACCGGAACGGCCGGGACGGGCGGAACGGGATCGCGCGGAACGCGAGCGCGCAGAACCGGATCGCGCAGAACCGGTGA